A DNA window from Paralichthys olivaceus isolate ysfri-2021 chromosome 11, ASM2471397v2, whole genome shotgun sequence contains the following coding sequences:
- the myo7aa gene encoding myosin VIIAa isoform X6: MYRRRDYVELYEKDQAKWALVRNVNTATKQSTLLPGDYVWLDLKSGREFEVPIGAVVKLCDSGQIQVLDDEGNEHWISPQNATNIKPMHPTSIHGVEDMIRLGDLNEAGILRNLLIRYREKLIYTYTGSILVAVNPYQLLPIYTADQIRLYTNKKIGEMPPHIFAIADNCYFNMQRNNRDQCCIISGESGAGKTESTKLILQFLAAISGQHSWIEQQVLEANPILEAFGNAKTIRNDNSSRFGKYIDIHFNKRGAIEGAKIEQYLLEKSRVCRQAFDERNYHVFYCMLKGMTAEEKKKLGLSKATDYTYLTIGKCTVCDGRDDLKEYSNIRSAMKVLMFTDKENWEISKLLAAILHMGNLRYEARTYDNLDACEVVRCPHLTTAATLLEVDSKDLMNCLTSRTLITRGETVSTPLSMEQALDVRDAFVKGIYGRLFVWIVEKINAAIYKPPSSQPKYLRRSIGLLDIFGFENFTVNSFEQLCINFANENLQQFFVRHVFKLEQEEYNLENINWQHIEFTDNQDALDMIAIKPMNIISLIDEESKFPKGTDTTMLNKLNFQHKLHTNYIPPKNNYETQFGIQHFAGVVFYETRGFLEKNRDTLYGDIIQLVHSSKNKFIKQIFQADVAMGAETRKRSPTLSSQFKRSLELLMRTLSVCQPFFVRCIKPNEYKKPMLFDRDLCVRQLRYSGMMETIRIRRAGYPIRYTFVEFVDRYRVLMPGVKPAYKQEDLRGTCQRIAEAVLGRDDDWQMGKTKIFLKDHHDMLLEIERDKAITDKVILIQKVVRGFKDRSNFLKMRKSAVLIQKTWRGYHCRKNYGAMRAGFSRLQALVRSRKLCASYHVARQRITGFQGRCRGYLVRLAFRHRLWAVITIQAYTRGMIARRLYKRLKGEYRRRLEAEKMRLAEETKLRNQMSAKKAKAEAERKHQERLAQLAKEDAEREKKEKEEARRKKEMVEQMEKARLEPVNDSDMVDKMFGFLGTTNSFPGQEGQAPAGFEDLERSHQELEVEDLDEALPLPEDDDEEDLSEYKFAKYAATYFQGTTTHTYVRRPLKQPLLFHDDEGDQLAALAVWITVLRFMGDLPEPKYHTAISDGSEKIPVMTKIYETLGKKTYKRELQALQGEGETPQSDSHKKNSVRHKLVSLTLKKKSKITEEVRDGEREERRLWNVFVGDLEILLFDASQVTKRLNDGEYGVHGNSMLEDRPTSNLEKLHFIIGNGILRPALRDEIYCQICKQLSQNPSKSSHARGWILVSLCVGCFAPTEKFVKYLRNFISSGPPGYAPYCEERLRRTFANGTRTQPPSWLELQATKSKKPIMLPVTFMDGTTKTLLTDSATTAKELCIALSDKINLRDRFGFSLYIALFDKVSSLGSGNDHVMDAVSQCEQYAKEQGAQERNAPWRLFFRKEIFTPWHCPGDDLVATNLIYQQTVRGVKFGEYRCDREDLAELASQQYYVDYGSEILLERLLSLIPSYIPDREICTSRTVEKWAHFIMAAHKKGIYTQKRFDPQKVKEEVVDFARHKWPLLFSRFYEAFKFSGPSLPKNDLIVAVNWTGVYFVDEQEQVLLELSFPEITAVSSSSGGKLQGQSFTLATIKGDEYTFTSNNAEDIRDLVVTFLEGLRKRSKFVVALQDNPNPTGEESTFLSFLKGDLILLDQDTGEQVLNSGWAHGINERTNQRGDFPADCIYVLPTMARPPQEIVALVTMTPDQRQESVRVSQLVMPESDDRTKPYTLEEFSYDYFRPPPKHTLSRVMVTKNRGKDKLWSCTREPLKQPLLKKVINHEELSQDACMSFIAMMKYMGDYPSKRTRSVNELTDQIFEGALKAEPLKDEIYCQILKQLTDNHVKYSEEKGWELLWLCTGLFPPSNVLLPHIQRFLQSKRHHPLSGDCMQRLHKALRNGSRKYPPHLVEVEAIQHKTTQIFHKVYFPDDTDEAFEVESSTKAKDFCQNISTRLLLKSPEGFSLFVKISDKVISVPEGDFFFDFVRHLTDWIKKSRPAKDGIVPSLTYQVFFMKKLWTSTVPGKDSFADSIFHYYQELPKYLRGYHKCSREEVFQLAALIYRVKFEDDKSHFPTIPKMLRELVPQDLIRQMSPDDWKRSVVAYFNKQAGKSREEAKLMFLKIIYKWPTFGSAFFEVKQTTEPNYPEILLIAINKHGVSLIDPKTKDVLTTHPFTKISNWSSGNTYFHITIGNLVRGSKLLCETSLGYKMDDLLTSYISQMLTTMNKQRSGRGHSK; encoded by the exons ATGTACCGGCGTCGGGACTATGTGGAGCTGTATGAGAAGGATCAGGCCAAATGGGCTCTGGTACGCAACGTCAACACTGCAACCAAACAGAGCACACTGCTGCCG ggCGACTATGTCTGGTTGGACTTGAAGAGCGGTCGAGAGTTCGAGGTACCGATCGGTGCGGTGGTCAAACTCTGTGACTCAGGACAGATCCAGGTGCTGGACGATGAGGGGAAT GAGCACTGGATCTCCCCCCAGAATGCCACCAACATTAAGCCAATGCATCCCACCTCCATCCACGGGGTGGAGGACATGATCCGGCTGGGAGACCTCAACGAAGCTGGAATTCTGCGGAACCTGCTCATCAGATACAGAGAAAAACTcatatat ACATACACCGGCTCCATCCTGGTGGCCGTCAACCCGTATCAGCTGCTGCCCATCTACACCGCCGACCAGATCCGCCTCTACACCAACAAGAAGATTGGAGAGATGCCGCCTCACATCTTTGCCATCGCTGACAACTGTTACTTCAACATGCAGAGGAACAACCGCGACCAGTGCTGCATCATCAG tgGAGAGTCTGGAGCAGGGAAGACAGAAAGCACCAAACTGATCCTTCAGTTCCTGGCAGCCATCAGTGGTCAACACTCCTGGATAGAACAACAGGTCCTGGAGGCCAATCCTATCCTAGAAg cttttggaaatgctAAAACGATCCGCAACGACAACTCTTCTCGTTTTGGAAAATACATCGACATCCACTTCAACAAGAGAGGAGCCATAGAAGGAGCCAAGATAGAACAATACCTGCTGGAGAAATCCAGAGTGTGTCGACAG GCCTTCGATGAGAGGAACTACCACGTCTTCTACTGCATGTTGAAGGGAAtgactgcagaggagaagaagaaactggGGCTGAGCAAAGCGACAGATTACACCTACCTGACCATA GGAAAGTGCACAGTGTGTGACGGTCGAGACGACTTGAAGGAATACTCCAACATCCGCTCTGCCATGAAG GTTCTGATGTTCACAGACAAAGAGAACTGGGAGATTTCTAAACTGTTGGCTGCTATTTTACACATGGGAAACCTCAGATATGAAG cTCGGACATACGACAACCTGGATGCCTGCGAGGTCGTCCGATGTCCTCACCTCACCACTGCTGCTACACTGCTGGag gtggaCAGTAAGGACCTGATGAACTGTCTCACCAGTCGGACTCTGATCACCAGAGGAGAAACCGTCTCCACACCTCTCAGTATGGAACAAGCTCTGGACGTACGAGACGCTTTCGTGAAG ggtatTTATGgacgtttgtttgtgtggatcGTGGAGAAGATCAACGCCGCCATCTACAAGCCTCCGTCATCACAGCCCAAATATCTCAGACGCTCCATCGGACTCCTGGACATCTTTGGCTTTGAGAACTTTACTGTCAACAG cttcgAGCAGCTTTGCATCAACTTTGCCAACGAGAACCTGCAGCAGTTCTTCGTGCGTCACGTCTTCaagctggagcaggaggagtacAACCTGGAGAACATCAACTGGCAGCACATCGAGTTCACCGACAACCAGGACGCTCTGGACATGATCGCCATCAAACCCATGAACATCATCTCGCTCATCGACGAGGAGAGCAAGTTCCCCAAG GGCACGGACACCACCATGTTGAACAAACTCAACTTTCAGCACAAACTCCACACAAACTACATCCCCCCTAAGAACAACTACGAGACTCAGTTTGGAATCCAGCACTTTGCAGGAGTGGTTTTCTACGAAACCAGAG gctTCCTGGAAAAGAACAGAGACACTTTATACGGCGACATCATCCAGCTGGTTCACTCGTCCAAGAACAAGTTCATCAAACAAATCTTCCAGGCTGacgttgccatg ggggCAGAGACCAGGAAGCGCTCGCCCACTCTGAGCAGTCAGTTTAAAAGATCTCTGGAGCTGCTGATGAGGACTCTGAGCGTCTGTCAACCTTTCTTCGTTCGCTGCATCAAACCCAACGAATACAAGAAACCCATG ttatttGACAGGGATCTGTGTGTGCGTCAGCTGAGGTACTCGGGTATGATGGAGACCATTCGTATCCGTCGTGCAGGATATCCCATCCGCTACACCTTTGTGGAATTTGTCGATCGCTACAGGGTCCTCATGCCCGGAGTCAAACCGGCGTATAAACAG GAGGACCTGAGAGGAACCTGTCAGAGGATTGCAGAGGCGGTGCTCGGCCGAGACGACGACTGGCAGATGGGAAAGACTAAAATCTTCCTCAAG GATCATCACGACATGCTGCTGGAGATCGAGAGAGACAAGGCCATCACTGACAAGGTCATCCTCATCCAGAAGGTGGTCCGAGGTTTCAAGGACAG GTCGAACTTCCTGAAGATGAGGAAGTCGGCTGTGTTGATCCAGAAAACGTGGAGAGGATATCACTGCAGGAAGAACTATGGAGCT aTGCGAGCCGGCTTCTCTCGCCTGCAGGCTCTGGTTCGTTCCAGGAAGCTGTGTGCGTCCTATCACGTGGCCCGTCAGCGCATCACGGGCTTCCAGGGCCGCTGCCGGGGCTACTTAGTGCGCCTGGCGTTCAGGCACAGGCTGTGGGCCGTCATCACCATCCAGGCCTACACCAGAGGCATGATCGCCCGCCGGCTCTACAAGAGGCTGAAGGGAGAg TACCGCAGGAGGCTGGAGGCTGAGAAGATGCGTCTGGCTGAAGAAACCAAACTGAGGAACCAGATGTCTGCGAAGAAAGCGAAGGCTGAGGCGGAACGCAAACACCAG GAGCGTCTGGCCCAGCTGGCCAAAGAGGATGCCGAAcgggagaagaaggagaaggaggaggctcGGAGGAAGAAGGAGATGGTGGAGCAGATGGAGAAAGCTCGTTTGGAGCCCGTCAACGACTCAGACATGGTGGACAAGATGTTCGGCTTCCTGGGGACAACAAACTCATTCCCTGGGCAGGAGGGACAAGCTCCTGCCGGCTTTGAG gaCCTGGAGCGAAGCCATCAagagctggaggtggaggatcTGGACGAAGCTCTTCCTCTGcctgaggatgatgatgaggaagattTGTCGGAGTACAAGTTCGCCAAGTATGCCGCCACCTACTTCCAGGgcaccaccacacacacctaCGTCCGACGACCTCTCAAACAGCCGCTGCTCTTCCACGACGACGAGGGAGACCAGCTG GCTGCTCTGGCGGTGTGGATCACAGTGCTGAGGTTCATGGGAGATCTGCCGGAGCCCAAGTACCACACGGCCATCAGCGACGGAAGCGAGAAGATCCCCGTCATGACCAAGATCTACGAGACGCTGGGAAAAAAGACGTACAAGAGGGAGCTGCAGGCGctgcagggggagggggag ACGCCTCAGTCCGACAGCCACAAGAAGAACAGCGTCCGACACAAGCTGGTGTCGCTCACGCTGAAGAAGAAATCCAAGATCACTGAGGAggtgagagatggagaaagagaagagcgACGATTATGGAATGTGTTTGTCGGAGATTTAGAAATTTTACTGTTCGATGCCTCACAGGTCACCAAGCGCCTCAATGATGGGGAGTACGGTGTCCATGGTAACAGCATGCTGGAGGACCGGCCGACGTCGAACCTGGAGAAACTTCACTTCATCATCGGGAACGGGATCCTGAGACCAGCGCTGAg ggatgAGATCTATTGTCAGATCTGTAAGCAGCTCAGTCAGAACCCGTCTAAGAGTTCTCACGCTCGTGGCTGGATCCTCGTCTCTCTTTGCGTCGGCTGCTTCGCCCCGACAGAAAAGTTTGTCAAG TACCTGAGGAACTTCATCAGCAGCGGTCCACCGGGTTACGCTCCGTACTGTGAAGAGAGACTGAGACGGACATTTGCTAATGGGACGAGGACACAACCTCCGTCCTGGCTGGAGctgcag GCCACCAAGTCGAAGAAGCCCATCATGCTGCCGGTGACGTTCATGGACGGCACGACCAAAACGCTGCTGACAGACTCAGCCACCACGGCCAAGGAGCTCTGCATCGCCCTGTCGGACAAGATCAACCTGCGAGACCGCTTCGGGTTCTCACTCTACATTGCTCTGTTTGACAAG GTTTCCTCTTTGGGCAGTGGGAACGACCATGTGATGGACGCCGTGTCGCAGTGTGAGCAGTATGCGAAGGAGCAGGGGGCCCAGGAGAGGAACGCCCCCTGGAGGCTGTTCTTCAGGAAGGAGATTTTCACGCCATGGCACTGCCCCGGCGACGACCTGGTCGCCACCAACCTCATCTACCAACAAACTGTGAGGGGCGTCAAGTTTGGAGAATACCGCTGCGACAGG GAGGACCTGGCAGAACTGGCCTCTCAGCAGTATTACGTCGACTACGGCTCAGAGATCCTTCTGGAGCGGCTGCTCAGCCTCATTCCCTCCTACATCCCAGACCGAGAGATCTGCACCTCCAGGACGGTGGAGAAATGGGCTCATTTCATCATGGCTGCCCACAAAAAG GGCATCTACACCCAGAAGAGGTTCGACCCTCAGAAGGTGAAGGAGGAAGTGGTCGACTTCGCTCGTCACAAGTGGCCTCTGCTCTTCTCTCGTTTCTACGAAGCGTTCAAGTTCTCAG gtCCCAGTCTACCTAAAAACGACCTGATCGTAGCCGTCAACTGGACCGGAGTTTATTTTGTAGACGAGCAGGAACAGGTCCTTTTAGAACTCTCCTTCCCAGAAATCACTGcagtgtccagcagcag CGGAGGAAAGTTGCAGGGTCAGAGTTTCACACTAGCGACCATCAAAGGTGACGAGTACACGTTCACCTCCAACAACGCAGAAGACATCCGTGACCTGGTGGTGACCTTCCTGGAGGGCCTGAGGAAGAGGTCAAAGTTTGTGGTCGCGCTACAAGACAACCCCAACCCCA ctgGGGAGGAGTCAACGTTCCTCAGCTTCCTGAAGGGAGACTTGATCCTGTTGGACCAGGACACCGGCGAGCAGGTCCTCAACTCTGGTTGGGCGCACGGCATCAACGAACGAACCAATCAAAGAGGAGATTTCCCAGCTGACTGCATCTATGTCCTGCCCACGATGGCTCGACCGCCGCAGGAAATAGTG GCGCTGGTCACCATGACACCGGACCAGCGGCAGGAGTCGGTTCGTGTTTCACAGCTCGTCATGCCCGAGAGTGACGACAGAACGAAACCCTACACACTGGAGGAGTTCTCCTACGACTActtcag GCCTCCTCCCAAACACACCCTGAGCAGAGTGATGGTCACTAAGAATCGTGGGAAGGACAAACTGTGGAGCTGCACCAGAGAGCCGCTCAAACAGCCGCTGCTGAAGAAGGTGATCAACCACGAGGAGCTGAGTCAGGACGCCTGCATGTCCTTCATCG CTATGATGAAGTACATGGGCGACTACCCGTCCAAACGGACGCGCTCGGTCAACGAGTTGACGGACCAGATCTTTGAGGGAGCGCTGAAGGCCGAACCTCTGAAGGACGAGATCTACTGTCAGATCCTCAAACAGCTGACTGACAACCACGTCAA GTACAGTGAGGAGAAAGGCTGGGAGCTGCTGTGGTTGTGCACTGGTCTGTTTCCTCCCAGTAACGTGCTGCTGCCTCACATCCAGCGCTTCCTGCAGTCGAAGAGACATCACCCGCTGTCTGGAGACTGTATGCAGAGGCTGCACAAAGCTCTACG TAACGGATCCAGGAAGTATCCCCCTCacctggtggaggtggaggccatccaacataaaacaacacagatctTCCACAAAGTCTATTTCCCCGACGATACAGACGAG GCGTTCGAGGTGGAGTCCAGCACCAAAGCCAAGGATTTCTGTCAGAACATTTCCACCCGGCTGCTGCTCAAATCTCCTGAAGGATTCAGCCTCTTCGTGAAGATCTCAgacaag GTGATCAGTGTCCCAGAGGGAGATTTCTTCTTTGACTTCGTCCGACATTTAACAGACTGGATCAAGAAATCTCGACCGGCGAAGGACG GTATTGTCCCCTCTCTGACTTATCAGGTGTTCTTCATGAAGAAGCTGTGGACCAGCACCGTTCCAGGGAAGGACTCCTTCGCCGACTCCATCTTCCACTACTACCAG GAGCTTCCTAAATACTTGCGTGGCTACCACAAGTGTTCACGAGAAGAGGTTTTCCAATTGGCAGCGCTCATCTACCGCGTCAAGTTTGAAGACGACAAATCTCACTTTCCTACAATTCCCAAAATGCTTCGGGAGCTGGTTCCCCAGGACCTGATTCGTCAGATGTCACCGGATGACTGGAAAAGA tctGTGGTGGCGTACTTCAACAAACAGGCCGGTAAATCCAGGGAAGAGGCCAAACTGATGTTTCTGAAGATTATCTACAAATGGCCGACCTTTGGCTCCGCCTTCTTCGAGGTCAAG CAAACCACAGAACCCAACTACCCAGAGATCCTGCTGATCGCCATCAACAAACATGGAGTCAGTCTCATCGACCCCAAGACCAAG gacgTCCTGACCACACACCCCTTCACCAAGATCTCCAACTGGAGCAGTGGCAACACCTACTTCCACATCACCATCGGCAACCTGGTCAGAGGAAGCAAACTGCTGTGTGAGACCTCACtg GGTTACAAGATGGACGACCTGCTGACCTCTTACATCAGTCAGATGCTGACCACCATGAACAAGCAGCGCTCCGGGCGGGGCCACAGCAAGTGA